The genomic segment AGGAGCTGAACAAAATGGCAGATCACAGTGAGAAGGCCAAGCAAGGGTTCTGGGAAGAGTTTGAGGTACGGGATGCTCCTGTGCTCTGTCCCACTTGTGCCCGTGGGTGAAAATTATCATATTTGCATGGGAGTGTTGTGGTTTCCCGGCACTGGGGAGCTCTTCTCAGCACTGTTGctcctttccctgttttctgtgttcaaCTGAGTTGTTTCCTGGtcctttgttttcattgctttttctcaTGTCCAAGGTagtttctccttcctcatccTAGAACCTTTTGTTCCCTGCAGGGATTTGTGCCTTCTCCCCCATTAATCCTCTCATTAAGCTGCTTCTTtgctccctttcccttcccgcAGGCActccctctgctctcctcaGCATTAGGAAGCCAAATGGCTTGTGAAAAGAGCCCTCCCTTTGCCTCTGACTCTCCTTATCAGGCCAGAACAGTTTGTTCTTGTGTACTCTGCTCCgcagatgctgcagcagcaagagtGCAAGCTCCTCTACCCCAGGAAGGAGGGACAGCGACCAGAGAATAAGGCAAAGAATCGCTACAAGAACATCCTTCCCTGTAAGGAGACACTGAAtactggtttgggttttttcaccACCATTTCTGCAGCCTTCTCTGGGACTAGTTAACCCTGCAGGGCTTTCTGTTCAGAGCTGTGTTGGAGAGAAGGGTGCACTGTCCTAGTGGAGTGGCCTTCTCCATCCCCTTTCTAACCTGGTCCTTCCCTTTTGCGTGGGAAACCACTGGTAAATCACGCTCCTCTCTTTGTGCTGTGAGTCCCAATATGCTTCAGCTCTCGGGTGTGGTTCAAAAGCCACACGGAGCCAGAGGTAGAACCTCCGAAGGAAATACTGGAAAACTTGAGCTCAGGCCAGCCTGCAACACTCCGTATCACTAAGGTCCATCCAAGTTACTAGATTAGCAACATAGCTGTGGGATGGGTAGTGTGGGCTACTGCCGTCATTAGGGGAGCGTTTTACACCCTCTTTTGCAGTAGTTACCCTTCATGGGTAATACTGTAGACTTATATATAATGCAAATcgtatttatttataaaaaattaaataattttaaattttaaatataattttaatttaaaataaatttcttttgaatctcatacaaattaaaattcaaattttaaaaattaaaacttaaatataattatatatataatatactaAATAATAGTATAATATACTAGACTTCATAGTAAGAGCCTTGGGGGAGCCCTTGCTGGGAGCCACTGTGACTACCTTGCAGCAAAGCCCGTGCGCATGAGTCACTCCCGTGTTCATTCTGGActctctcctccttcagttGATACCACACGGGTGGCACTCCGAGACGCAGATGAGAGCGTGCCTGGATCTGACTACATCAACGCCAACTATATCAAGGTACTTGGAAAAGGGAAGACGTGTGGGGGCTGCCTTCAGCCCAGTGCTAGGTTTCTGGTGGGTAAGTGCAGTAATGGTCTTGAGGGCATGGCCTGTCAGGACCAGCATCTTTCACTGGGTCCAGGCCAAACACTGGATCTTTTACTGATCCCACCATTCTACCATGTCCTATTTGCCTCTGTCTCAGAGTTTCTCTCAATCCCCTCCTTTCCTTACCAGTTCAGGAGGTCCTGGGGGTTGACTCAGACTCTCTGTCATTGACCATTATCTCTGAGGTCAAATTATAATTGTCACCTGTAAGCTAAGAGCTGCTTGaagctgtatttccagcagtgctgctctggCACTTAAGCACCAGCCCTTGGGAAACCTTCAAGGTGGCTTCATTCCAGCCACGTCCACCTGCAGTTGCGCAGCTGCCCGCTGGCACGCGTCTGCTGCGCGGATACGTGCGTTACAGCAGTGTAAAGGTCCCCGGAGGCAGGCAGACCATTCTGGTGGTGACTCTGTCGAAGCTGGCAATGAGAGTGGTTCGTGTCCAGAGTTCTGATGAATACAGGAAAATCAGCTAGCTCAGAAATCCTGCGTGGCAAGGTGTGCTGACTTCGCTGCTGAAGGTGCAGGAAAGCAATTCTCAATTCCTCACTCCAGCATTGttggctttttccccccccccttctttgcTCCTCAGAGCATCCCTGACGATGGGAGGAACTCGGAGCACTGCAAGATCTACATAGCcacccagggctgcctgcagacGACAGTGAACGACTTCTGGGCCATGGTGTATCAAGAGAACAGTCACGTCATTGTCATGACAACCAAGGAGGTGGAGCGGGGCAGGGTGAGCACTTGCAGGGTGCTGCCCCCAGGCCTGAGCGTTACCTGCTGCTAGTACTGATAGCGCCTAGTGGAGTTGTGCCTGGCTAGCTTTCATATAGTTTCTTCTCTGTCTTGTAACGTTGCTTTAGCTCTTCTTCATGAAAGAAACACACCGCCTTGCTCTGCACAGCCCATCTCCCCAGACCCCTAAATATTAACAGGGTGTCCGTCATATGACTTGCTTCAAGGCTCTGGGGAGTTGCAGGTGGCAGAAAGAGACAGAGGGAAAGCATTGTGCTTGTTACAGCAAGCTGGAAAGAGGGGAGGGGGTGTTGCAAGCTGTGTGAGGGACAAAAGTAATTACACAACCTGTGTACCACCTGTATGCATTTCACTAAGAGTGGGTTGGCAGGGACCAGGGAATACAGTGAAATTCCATGCAGAATAATTTACTAGAAGAGCCTTCCCTAGTGAAGAGAGGAGCTGATGATTGGCACTAGCAGTTTTGCTTAGGGACGTGGGGGAGGCTGTGCTTGCAGCAGCCTAGTGCAGAGACAAAGAGAGTTCTACTCACAAGCTTTCTTTTGTATTGGCAAAGTCGCTATAGCAAAGGGGGGAGGACAGGAGGGTACAGACAGGCTGTGTCGTCCCTTGGGATGGAGATTTGGCTCAGGAGTTAGGCAATGACCAGACCAACAGCTCAGGTGCTCTGTGTCAAGACTATGCCTTTGGCAAAGCAATGCCTACGTGAGGCTGGGGTTAGCTGAGGAGGGAGATTCCCCTAGGGACCACGTCCTTCGTATAGCAACAGCCCTTTCCAGTACAGCCCCAGTTCAAAGGAAATGCTCTGTGTGTATGGCTCTCCTTTAAACCTCTACGCTGGGGCTACACACCCTTtgagaaggcagcagcaccccTGAGCAAGGTGTTCAGGGGTTCATCTTCCAGCTCCCAAGTCTCGACTGATGAGCAGCTCTCTGATGTTGCTGCAGAACAAATGCTTCCGTTACTGGCCGGACAAGAGCTGCACCAAGGAATACGGGCGCATCTGTGTGCGAAACGTGAGCGAGCGTGAGGCCCAGGGCTACTACCTTCGGGAGCTGGAGATCTTGCGGACCGACAGGGTGAGTCCTCTGGTGCTGCCCACCCGCTGTGCTGGAACCCCCAGGGAGGAGCTGTGgcttttctctttggtttttgttgtgttttgttttgttctttttttacttaatgGCCCCACTGCTTAAGTTCTGGGCCACTTTGCCCCAACTttgataaaaagaaaggaaggagaagccCCCTTGTAGGAGGGTTTTCCTGACTAGGTGCTGGGTCTCTGCTTCCTGCAGGATAAGCGCCCGAGACTGGTGAAGCACTACCAGTATTTTAGCTGGCCAGACCACGGGGTGCCCAATGAACCAGGAGGGGTTCTCAGCTTTCTGGACCAAGTGAACCGGGCACAGCGAAGCATTCCAGACACGGGGCCGATCATAGTGCACTGCAGGTACAAACCAGTGGGCTGCCAGCAGGGTGCTCTAGTGGGGATGGGTAATAAAAATGTCTCCTCTTTTTTGTTACTGGGTCGTTACTGCAGCTGGGTCGTCATATGAGCTGATGGTGGGCGATCAGGATAGAAGGGTACACATGGGAAAATACAGCCCTCCTCCAGATCCTCACTGGTGATAGGCCAGGGCAGAGCGGGCCTGATCTGGAGCTGGTAGCTCTGGTGCAGCCTGCTAGACTCTGATCTCCTAAAGATTAGTATTTGGTTGGGCTTATCTTATAGCAGCCATGCCAAATCTGCCCAAGATGGAGCAGGCATGCAGATGAGTGTGGGAGCTGAGCTAACTAACTCTGAGGAGTGTTTCTTCctgcaattattatttttatcttttctctttccagtgcTGGAATAGGACGTACAGGCACCATCATAGTGATAGATATTCTGGTGGATATTATTCACAGGCAAGGTACGTCTCCCTGTCTCATGGGTTTCACCGTTTGCCTTGCTCTGACCAGTTATGGGATAACCCTGCTCTGATGCAGTGTGGTGCATGACCTCCAAGCAGTGGGTATATGACCTCCAAGCAGTGGGTTTGACTTGTCCAGGAAACAGTGGGCATAGGCTTAGCCTAGGGTGAGGAGGACTTGTGTACTGTGCCCAGTTCCCCGTTTCTCTGCGGGCCAAGAAATGGAGCTCTGTCGTAATGAAGTGTGAACCCTCTCCACGTGAGTGTGCACGTGGACGGCCCTCTAATAAGGGAGATACTTTAGCAACACAGCACAGGAGAGCCTTCTCGTTGGCATCAATAGATCCAGGATTTCAAGGTCTCCTGGAAAACCCTCTTTTACTGAGGGTGGGTTGGGGTAAACATATTCAGTAAGGGTGTAACTCCAGTAGCCCTTTCAGAAATAAGTCCCCCAAACTCTTCTGCGTAGAAGGGCTGTCACCCTTACCTGCAATTCTAGAGCTGTTTTGGAACTCTCCATGTTGTCTCTGGGTCTGGTCTGGGAGCCTTGAGGCAGGTGGACCCTCTGCAGCAATGGTTGTATCTATTTCATAAACCATGCACGGGTGGCAAGTCTGGATCTGTAGgaagctgctgcagaacagccCTAATTCCCCCTCCCCTTGCTCCATGCAACTCAGCCCTGCCTCAGCCGTTCTCAGTCCAAGGTGCtctggcaggggaaaaaaaaagaaaattaaaaagcttgCAGGCACAGGGATGCACCAAATCCTCTCACAGTTTTCCAGGGCTTTGCTGACCCTGTGTTCAGCAAGATACTGAAAGCTTTCAAAGTTTTCCTAAGgaaatcccagaatcccaggtgggaagggacctcagggatcatctagcccaacctttctgggaagagcccagcctagacaagatggcccagcaccctgtccagacggctcttgaaggtgtccaacgtggccgagtcaaccccttccctggggagattattccagtggtgactgtcctcactgtgaaaaatgtctcTCTGGTGTCCaaccggaatctccccaagggcaacttgtgtccatcccccttgtcctctccatgggactccgtgtaaaaagggaaataattttttcaaccTAACTCCCACTCCCTAGACCTCATCTTCTTGCTCTTGATCAGGTTTGGACTGCGACATTGACATCCCCAAAACTATCCAGATGGTCCGCAGGCAGCGTTCGGGCATGGTGCAGACAGAGGCACAGTACAAGTTTGTTTACATGGCTGTTCAGCAGTACATTGAGGCTGAGCAGAAGAGGTTGGAAGAAGAACAGGTGAGTTCCATTCAGCTTGGTTGGAAAAGCAAGGGTAGAACTTGGCCCACACCAAACACCGCTTCCACTCCCACCTTCTCCCTGGAGCTCAAATACTGCCCTGGACACATGGAAATAAAGccacagccactgctgctctgctggcatATGGGATCTTGTAAGGCTTTCTTCTGTATCTGCTTTGAGTGGGGCTTTAttgtctttgctttctctttcagaggaataaaaggaaagagCGAGACTACTTGAATATCGGCCACTCTCCTATGGAAAAAGGCAGAGCCAAAGGGCAGCCCCCTTCACCACGGGCCCAGCCTGTGTAAGTTGAATGTCTCCGCCAGGGCTAAGAACTTCTGTGGCAGTAGCGAGGACAGCTTGAGCAAAGGCCCTGGTATTTATCCATTGCCAGCCTGCCTCTCCCGTACCTGAAACATGACCAGTTGCTGGCTATCGTACGGGAACGGCTAAAAATGAACAGGCGATCCCACCAGGCTGCCAGCAGTGGTGGTAGCAGCCCACCTTGCCTGTGTGCTACGCTtttggaaaggagaggaggaggtagATCCTAGCCTTCAGCAAGTAGTGCCCCATATCCTTGCCTCTGGAGAATGTCTCTGGAGAGTCAGCTGAACCGTGCTACTGCCACCAAGGGACTGTTACAGCAAAATCTGAAAGAAGATGAGAAGAGAGCAGAGGGAGGTAGACTCGCACCCATGTGGAAAGGGAGCATGTGCTAAGTAGCACGAGTTCCTTACATAAGCAGAGATAAAACACCCCAAATGATGTTTTTCCCTCTTGTCCCAAGTAATGGGATACCAGTGAGTGATGGAGAGGGGCTCTAAGTTGAAGGTGAGTGGGTAGGGACATATGTCAGTTATATAATATCAGAGATTTTGGGCACCTTGAATTGCAGTActggttttgaaagaaaagacgGCTAGGCAGGAGCAGAGGCGTGGGTGTTAAAGTGGAGGCAGGAATGCTGTTGCTGGGCTCATGCAGAATGAAAAACCCAACTGAAGAGGAGAGAGCAAAAGGAGATGTCACACCTTCTCTGGGTGTTTGGCAGCCGCCGGCGTGCTGGCGgctcctgctgtgcctggcagcaCACCGTGCCcagagctgcctctgcaggAAGAGCCAGAGCCGGGCCCAGCAGCCGGGGCGCTCCGGGCCGGGGCTCGGGCGGCTGCCGCCCTGGGAGCCgggagagggcaggaggaggcagggaaggggctgcttGGCTCCCGGGGCGCCGCGCAGGCAGAGCCGCTCTGGTCCGGCGGCGCGTTAGTCACTGCGAAGACCTCGCTAACGTGAAATCTGGATCCTTTGCTGGCATCGTGAACCTTCCAACTCCTGCTGGATCTGGCCAGTTGGGTTCTTCCCCTCTGGGACTCTAGAAATGTTTGTGTCCTGTTTAAAATGCCCAACCTTGAAACTGCAGCTCTGAATAAATGAGGGCGGGGAGGTCTGCACGGGACTGAGCCGAGCAAGGCGAGCTCTACGTGGCTGGTACTGTTGCCTCCAGAGAGGTCCCGTGAGTTCAGCTTTGGGTGTCAAACCTGCTTTAGAGGTTCTTGGATCTGGCCTTTGGAGCAGCCCTCTCCTTCCGTTAGTTTTTGGAAAATCCAGGGAAATTGGGTCTGTAGAGAAAGTAAAAGTAGGAAATACCAGGAACTGTATCCACTGATCCTGCAGAAACTTTGCATCCACGAAAGGCTATTGTGTGGAGGAAGGTTCAAGGCTCCACGCCCAAGCTGTATTTGAACCTAGGAGGGGTGGCCCAGCcacagggagagaaaacaggGGCTGAGAACAGCGAGTAACCCGATGTCATCCTATCTAcaaggctggggagggaaaaagggaGCTTGGTAGGGCCGTTACCCACCCCCCACTAGGCGCCTGCCTCTGGGAAAAGATGCAGAGCAGTGAGGCTGTTAATAACAAGCTTGGCTTTGTTTCTTGACAGGGTTGATGATGAGTCAGCTTCCGTCTACGAGAACCTTAACATCAAAAGCCCAAAGGTTTCAGGGATGAGCAACACAGGGCGATAAAAGAGCCGGAGGTGAGCTGTTTGGAGGCTGTACAGGTAGGAATGCTTCCCTGGATTAACTGAGAGTGTCACCACAGTCTGTTTACATTGCATTTGATCCAGCTGCTCTTCAGTTCAGCTTGTGCAGCTCTCTGTGGCTCTGCCCACGTCAGGGAAGGCAGCTATGCTTTGATGAAAGTTGACGGAGCCTAAAGATGTGGTCGTGGCCAGCAGCTGATGGGAGAACAGGGCGAAATGGGGGTAATGAGATCTCAGCAGGGAAGCACATTTATTACATTGCCAGTGAGGGGGGAGAGCTGCTTTTTGGACTGTTATGTCAGGTATCTGTCAGACTCGGAGAGCAAGACTGTGCTATGTGTGCAAACAAGTAGGAGAGGCTTCACACGCTGGGAGCCTCTCAGCTCTGTAACCTTATCAATGCGCTTTTCTCCCAGTTATAAACCACGCCacccttcttccttcttgtgTTGGAATGCAGGATTTACAGTGTTTACGTCCACCCTTTCCAAGTTCTGCAATTGCGGACAATTTTTTTTGCCCGTCTTGCCTTCCCCAAGCACCTTGGGTTCAGCGAGGAAGTAAGAAGCTGACTGTAAGAAGCAAGCAGAGTCTGCACCTAAGAACATGCCTTGACCTAACTTATTCACAAGAAGGATCTTCTCCCATTCTCCCCTGTATCAGTAGGTTGATATTTATGTAGAAGTGCCTCTGGACATTCATTAGGGCATCAAGGCtcagtttgtttggtttttttttttttaatttaagattcTTATTTTTTACACACGAATTGTTAAAAGGAATGGAAATGACTATTTGCTTAGGAGCTTTCCCAGGGTTGCCC from the Phalacrocorax aristotelis chromosome 19, bGulAri2.1, whole genome shotgun sequence genome contains:
- the LOC142066635 gene encoding tyrosine-protein phosphatase non-receptor type 11-like isoform X1 yields the protein MTSRRWFHPNISGIEAEKLLLTRGVHGSFLARPSKSNPGDFTLSVRRNDEVTHIKIQNTGDYYDLYGGEKFATLAELVQYYTEQQGLLREKNSNVIELKYPLNCQDPTSERWYHGHLTGKEAEKLLTEKGKPGSFLVRESQSKPGDFVLSVLTNEDKMETGDRKPHVTHVMIHYQPDGKYDVGGGERFDTLTDLVEHYKKNPMVEKSGAVVHLKQPFNATRINAANIENRVKELNKMADHSEKAKQGFWEEFEMLQQQECKLLYPRKEGQRPENKAKNRYKNILPFDTTRVALRDADESVPGSDYINANYIKSIPDDGRNSEHCKIYIATQGCLQTTVNDFWAMVYQENSHVIVMTTKEVERGRNKCFRYWPDKSCTKEYGRICVRNVSEREAQGYYLRELEILRTDRDKRPRLVKHYQYFSWPDHGVPNEPGGVLSFLDQVNRAQRSIPDTGPIIVHCSAGIGRTGTIIVIDILVDIIHRQGLDCDIDIPKTIQMVRRQRSGMVQTEAQYKFVYMAVQQYIEAEQKRLEEEQRNKRKERDYLNIGHSPMEKGRAKGQPPSPRAQPVVDDESASVYENLNIKSPKVSGMSNTGR
- the LOC142066635 gene encoding tyrosine-protein phosphatase non-receptor type 11-like isoform X2; this encodes MVRWFHPNISGIEAEKLLLTRGVHGSFLARPSKSNPGDFTLSVRRNDEVTHIKIQNTGDYYDLYGGEKFATLAELVQYYTEQQGLLREKNSNVIELKYPLNCQDPTSERWYHGHLTGKEAEKLLTEKGKPGSFLVRESQSKPGDFVLSVLTNEDKMETGDRKPHVTHVMIHYQPDGKYDVGGGERFDTLTDLVEHYKKNPMVEKSGAVVHLKQPFNATRINAANIENRVKELNKMADHSEKAKQGFWEEFEMLQQQECKLLYPRKEGQRPENKAKNRYKNILPFDTTRVALRDADESVPGSDYINANYIKSIPDDGRNSEHCKIYIATQGCLQTTVNDFWAMVYQENSHVIVMTTKEVERGRNKCFRYWPDKSCTKEYGRICVRNVSEREAQGYYLRELEILRTDRDKRPRLVKHYQYFSWPDHGVPNEPGGVLSFLDQVNRAQRSIPDTGPIIVHCSAGIGRTGTIIVIDILVDIIHRQGLDCDIDIPKTIQMVRRQRSGMVQTEAQYKFVYMAVQQYIEAEQKRLEEEQRNKRKERDYLNIGHSPMEKGRAKGQPPSPRAQPVVDDESASVYENLNIKSPKVSGMSNTGR